In candidate division WOR-3 bacterium, one DNA window encodes the following:
- a CDS encoding methyltransferase domain-containing protein, whose product MGKSAGKEIWDSRWSTLTPESEIRMWDFFGLRHWILKYTPRHGSVLDAGCGLGRNVFYLTGLGIDCIGLDLSEKAMARIQEYRQKGRLKGKFCRGEVKSLPFADNCLSGYLSGGVMEHFVEGPQIVLAEAFRILRPGGIAIISTPSLSFSQVLLQTKTKMKRNITKTMRRIKGSQISQYKFFQYWYTPRKLKSFIQNAGFNVVIAKGAGLLYSFYELGYIPERSSLFNKAISKLENTFIANIGAQAITISYKPASEMYCFLCGELKVKDDGKMKTAVPICGECLDKPYAKYYMEFDRPQLRYTYLVNPVFSTDDRVTCEYCGREYKIHEIFECYGFARRVCPSCLRDSKINIELSNSYVQPIWRERGRW is encoded by the coding sequence ATGGGAAAATCCGCTGGTAAAGAGATATGGGATTCAAGATGGTCAACATTGACGCCAGAAAGTGAAATTAGGATGTGGGATTTCTTCGGACTTAGGCACTGGATTCTGAAATACACCCCCCGGCATGGAAGCGTATTAGATGCAGGGTGTGGTTTAGGGCGAAATGTCTTTTACCTCACTGGACTGGGCATCGATTGTATCGGATTAGACCTCTCTGAAAAAGCAATGGCTAGAATACAAGAATATCGACAGAAGGGCAGGCTCAAAGGGAAATTCTGTCGCGGTGAGGTCAAATCTTTGCCATTCGCTGATAATTGTCTGTCCGGATATCTCTCGGGTGGAGTGATGGAGCATTTTGTAGAAGGACCGCAAATAGTACTGGCTGAGGCATTCAGAATCCTTCGTCCGGGCGGAATAGCGATCATTTCTACACCATCTCTCTCTTTTTCACAAGTCTTGCTGCAGACTAAGACCAAAATGAAAAGAAATATAACGAAGACTATGAGAAGGATTAAGGGATCACAGATTTCTCAGTATAAGTTTTTTCAATATTGGTATACACCCCGGAAATTGAAGAGCTTCATACAGAATGCAGGATTCAATGTTGTGATAGCAAAAGGAGCCGGTCTTCTTTATTCGTTTTATGAATTAGGTTACATTCCAGAGCGCAGTAGTCTTTTCAACAAGGCAATATCTAAGTTAGAAAATACATTTATCGCCAATATAGGTGCTCAGGCAATTACAATTTCGTATAAACCCGCGTCAGAAATGTATTGTTTTTTATGTGGAGAGTTAAAGGTTAAGGATGATGGTAAAATGAAAACCGCAGTTCCAATATGCGGTGAATGTTTGGACAAACCATACGCAAAATATTATATGGAATTTGATCGTCCTCAATTGCGGTATACCTATCTCGTAAACCCTGTCTTTAGCACAGACGATAGGGTTACGTGCGAGTATTGTGGGAGAGAATACAAAATTCATGAGATTTTTGAATGCTATGGGTTTGCGAGAAGGGTATGTCCAAGCTGTTTGAGGGACTCTAAGATAAATATAGAACTTTCTAATAGTTATGTGCAGCCAATTTGGCGGGAAAGAGGAAGGTGGTAG
- a CDS encoding TonB-dependent receptor: MSSLLLAALLLNTAGGKIQGIVRDEDSGEPIPYSNIIILENKIGTQTGEDGDFFIVNVASGAYTIEVSSIGYQTKIISGVFVETNQIARLEVTLKQSPIQIPAVTVVGVSPVVSKEMTGTTYIIRQTELAALPVDYAIDFIAFQPSVARFDTTLHVRGGRATEVLYLVDNVSIIDPHTGDPVIGIPKGVVNEVIFLPGGFDVEYGRAMSGVVNMISERPGDKIRAKVYHKTETIMPLHYDFGYQNYQATVHVPVSERSKGLLSFDMMHTNDWNPRLFALPHKERDDYTLYGKWLFAPSGKWRLSLSGAKSRFQFDRYDTKWKFNLSRYRSDLNEGDLQVVNLDLLPDAHKYFTVTLSRLHANKTYGVRERGSYGIFEDFAFKDYGTLQWPEFSVRNPYGANYYILGFIPYYAYPVTSGDFPEYRDMSSNVMTVRGQANIQANRYQEIKAGFEYSTLEFGCFNHFVPSKYIFSGDTGVLIDEYRYYPKEYSIYLQDNIDYRGMYAKIGCRLERYVMNMDDVEPKIMISPRLGFSFMVTDRFLFRTNVGVYVQPPLYDYVYRYHNILPIPDYFDRYLPLIGNPALGPEKTVSYEIGLQGMVNDNLGTTVNIFYKDVNDLIGTRFIAAVPQDHIRYENIEYGNIRGLEAIVEITYPIFSGRISYTLSWARGTSSYAEEVYDILDWYEDYTTITYIPEEYYLDFDQRHRIFVQGTANLPLQTNLHLFGYFGTGFPYTPWGEEGKTEERNVLRFEFQKQLDCVLSKTFQIGSIALNINLEVINVLGERFQIRTHGPLINWRDIHYIEFFRQYYEHIYDIPNKNYSPSADMNHDGLVTAREQYDAFIGLVAESDDYVNAYSAPRRARLGISFAF, from the coding sequence ATGAGTAGCTTATTGCTTGCTGCATTGTTACTTAATACTGCCGGAGGTAAGATCCAGGGTATTGTCAGAGACGAAGATTCAGGTGAGCCCATACCGTATTCAAATATCATCATTCTGGAAAACAAGATAGGTACACAGACCGGTGAAGATGGCGATTTTTTCATTGTTAACGTTGCTTCTGGTGCCTACACGATAGAAGTCTCCAGTATTGGATATCAGACAAAGATTATCTCCGGCGTATTTGTTGAAACCAACCAGATCGCTCGTCTGGAAGTGACCCTCAAACAGTCCCCGATTCAGATTCCTGCCGTGACCGTGGTAGGTGTATCACCCGTTGTGAGCAAGGAAATGACGGGCACCACATACATAATCAGACAGACAGAACTTGCAGCATTGCCAGTAGACTATGCGATTGATTTTATCGCTTTTCAACCGTCGGTGGCTCGCTTCGACACTACCCTGCACGTGCGTGGCGGCCGGGCAACTGAGGTATTGTATCTTGTGGATAACGTGTCGATCATAGATCCTCACACGGGTGATCCCGTGATCGGCATTCCTAAGGGTGTTGTTAACGAGGTTATCTTCTTGCCCGGCGGTTTCGATGTTGAATACGGCAGGGCAATGTCGGGCGTTGTGAACATGATCTCTGAGCGTCCAGGGGACAAGATTCGTGCCAAAGTGTACCATAAGACCGAAACGATCATGCCCTTACACTATGACTTTGGCTACCAGAATTATCAGGCAACGGTACACGTGCCGGTTTCTGAGAGATCCAAGGGACTGCTATCGTTCGATATGATGCACACGAATGATTGGAATCCAAGGCTTTTTGCTTTGCCGCACAAAGAACGTGATGACTATACACTCTATGGGAAATGGTTGTTCGCTCCGTCAGGAAAGTGGAGACTGTCATTGAGTGGGGCGAAGTCGCGGTTTCAATTCGATCGTTACGATACAAAATGGAAATTTAACTTAAGCCGCTACCGGTCTGATTTGAATGAAGGAGACCTGCAAGTTGTGAATCTGGATTTACTGCCGGATGCGCACAAGTACTTCACAGTGACTCTCAGCAGGCTGCATGCAAACAAGACGTACGGGGTCAGAGAAAGGGGTTCCTACGGTATTTTTGAGGATTTTGCTTTCAAGGATTACGGGACACTACAGTGGCCAGAGTTCAGTGTCAGAAATCCTTACGGGGCCAATTACTACATTCTGGGATTTATCCCATATTACGCATATCCTGTGACTTCTGGTGATTTTCCAGAATATCGTGATATGTCTTCGAATGTGATGACCGTGCGGGGTCAGGCGAACATACAAGCTAATCGATATCAGGAGATCAAGGCCGGGTTTGAATATTCCACCTTGGAATTCGGCTGTTTTAATCACTTTGTTCCCAGTAAATACATTTTCTCTGGTGATACTGGCGTTCTTATTGATGAGTACCGGTATTATCCAAAAGAGTATTCGATCTACCTCCAGGATAACATCGATTACAGAGGTATGTACGCAAAAATTGGCTGCAGGTTAGAGCGTTACGTCATGAACATGGACGACGTTGAACCGAAAATAATGATCTCGCCGCGGCTTGGGTTTTCATTCATGGTGACCGACAGGTTTCTTTTCAGGACAAACGTCGGTGTGTATGTTCAACCGCCGCTTTATGATTATGTGTACAGGTACCACAATATCTTACCGATCCCTGATTACTTTGACAGATACTTGCCGTTGATCGGTAACCCAGCTCTCGGGCCGGAGAAGACGGTGAGCTACGAAATCGGCTTGCAGGGAATGGTAAATGACAATCTGGGGACGACGGTCAACATATTCTACAAAGATGTCAACGATCTCATCGGTACGCGTTTTATTGCAGCCGTACCTCAGGATCACATACGGTATGAGAACATAGAGTACGGCAATATTAGAGGCCTTGAGGCGATCGTAGAAATCACCTATCCTATTTTCTCGGGACGAATATCCTATACGCTGTCGTGGGCTCGTGGCACAAGTTCTTATGCTGAGGAGGTGTATGATATTCTCGATTGGTATGAAGATTACACCACAATAACCTACATCCCAGAAGAGTATTATCTCGATTTTGATCAGCGCCACAGGATATTCGTTCAGGGCACAGCCAATTTACCCCTGCAAACAAACTTACACCTATTTGGTTACTTCGGGACCGGTTTTCCATATACACCTTGGGGTGAAGAGGGAAAAACCGAAGAGCGGAACGTATTGCGCTTTGAATTTCAGAAACAATTGGATTGTGTGTTGAGCAAAACATTTCAGATCGGCAGCATCGCTTTGAATATTAACCTGGAGGTAATCAATGTCCTGGGTGAAAGGTTCCAGATCAGGACGCATGGTCCATTGATCAACTGGAGAGATATTCATTACATAGAATTTTTCCGCCAATATTATGAACACATCTATGATATTCCGAACAAGAACTACAGTCCTTCGGCAGACATGAACCACGATGGATTGGTCACCGCCAGGGAACAGTATGATGCCTTCATTGGCCTTGTCGCTGAATCTGATGATTATGTCAATGCATATAGCGCACCCCGCAGGGCAAGGCTAGGTATTTCTTTTGCATTTTAA
- a CDS encoding cation:proton antiporter: MNIQSPLLVGIIVFTGFIFGEIATRIKLPKVTGYILAGILLNPGLFGIVPANFIGHTDIVTNIALSFITFSVGGTLLYSHVKTLGKTISSITVFEAEFAFFTVTIGFLIFTPLIHHSQGATLLAVYLPMSMLIGSLASPTDPSATLAVIHQYKAKGSVSSTIMGVAAFDDALGIVNYSIATALALILIEHTKFSLQSAIFYPLIVIFGAVILGIAFGFIFNFINNLIKRETEGVFIVLILSILSLCFGVSKVLGADELLATMTMGIVVVNFNPNREKIFKILERYTEELIFVLFFTISGMHLQFSVLARSILLVVLFVGFRTAGKFLGTAAGAAVSRSSASVRKYAAGGLIPQGGIVIGLALILKQNPAFDSISNTIISIIIGATVVHEIIGPIFSKTALQRAGETAE, translated from the coding sequence ATGAATATACAATCTCCGCTACTTGTCGGTATAATCGTTTTCACAGGCTTCATCTTTGGAGAAATAGCCACCAGGATAAAACTTCCCAAAGTAACCGGATACATTCTGGCAGGTATACTATTGAACCCGGGCCTTTTCGGAATAGTGCCGGCAAATTTCATTGGGCATACAGACATTGTAACAAACATCGCCCTTTCCTTTATCACTTTCTCGGTTGGCGGTACTCTCCTCTACTCGCATGTGAAGACCCTTGGCAAAACGATATCATCAATCACTGTCTTTGAAGCGGAATTTGCCTTTTTCACAGTCACCATAGGTTTCTTGATATTCACCCCTTTGATACATCACTCACAAGGCGCAACGTTATTGGCGGTGTATCTCCCGATGAGCATGCTGATCGGGTCTCTTGCCTCGCCAACAGACCCTTCCGCCACGCTTGCGGTTATCCATCAATACAAAGCAAAAGGTAGTGTTTCATCGACAATAATGGGAGTTGCTGCTTTTGACGATGCACTTGGTATCGTCAATTACAGTATTGCTACAGCATTGGCATTGATACTAATTGAACATACTAAATTCTCCCTGCAATCTGCCATTTTTTATCCCTTAATAGTTATTTTCGGAGCAGTGATTTTAGGAATAGCATTCGGATTCATTTTCAATTTTATCAATAACTTGATAAAAAGAGAAACCGAAGGTGTTTTTATCGTTTTGATACTGAGTATCTTATCGCTTTGTTTTGGCGTATCCAAAGTGCTGGGAGCTGACGAACTTCTTGCTACGATGACAATGGGCATTGTCGTTGTCAATTTTAATCCAAACCGAGAAAAGATATTCAAGATACTGGAGCGCTACACAGAAGAATTGATCTTTGTACTCTTCTTCACTATAAGCGGCATGCACCTTCAATTCTCTGTTCTGGCACGATCAATTCTTCTTGTTGTTTTGTTCGTAGGGTTCAGAACTGCCGGCAAGTTTTTGGGAACCGCGGCCGGTGCAGCCGTTTCGAGATCGTCCGCCAGTGTAAGAAAATACGCTGCCGGAGGATTGATCCCGCAAGGGGGTATCGTTATCGGACTGGCACTAATTCTGAAACAAAATCCTGCCTTCGATTCCATTTCGAACACGATTATTAGCATCATCATCGGCGCGACTGTGGTACATGAGATCATCGGGCCGATATTCTCTAAAACCGCACTCCAGAGAGCCGGAGAGACAGCTGAATAA
- a CDS encoding DUF378 domain-containing protein codes for MKLSILDWIALILLIVGGLNWGLVGLFGFDLVAAIFGPMSIISRIVYTLVGLSAIYLIFFVAKLKKK; via the coding sequence ATGAAATTAAGCATACTCGATTGGATTGCACTCATTCTGTTGATCGTCGGCGGGTTAAACTGGGGGTTAGTTGGATTATTCGGCTTTGACCTGGTTGCTGCGATCTTTGGCCCGATGTCGATCATCTCACGTATCGTATACACACTGGTCGGTCTTTCTGCGATCTACCTGATATTCTTTGTGGCAAAACTGAAGAAGAAGTAA
- a CDS encoding diguanylate cyclase: MIRRRTTFQEIAITTIAIAAVAVLSITYALLNVNADALRRSAREYAVSVAENVAYRISDEFDGFENAVDQIINVFSSPSFSTEDKVEMAKAIMVLESVNFIAVFDERGRKQDVISSGPVAVPDELPENIRHTAVEQGRHYGLVKGDSSTGKLGILLPWWRRNKIFAYLYTEMDLSPISAYIKDISLSRLGSDDLVCVFDRTGNIILPLDERRQEFLASVLSQGFIMADSEADDLFFGGDFIATRNYTDKEKGKMLGALISIPQLSWAVFIQQPYDTVYWNLGRMRRLSILVGVLSLCFAVLLAFLISRYITRSIAKLIYGVRQVANRNFTFKVDIQSKNEIGELADTFNQMVDQLNLHRKHIEQQQNKLEILARTDALTGLNNHRHFMEELTSEAQRAVHSDSPLSVMILDLDEFKRINDTYGHLVGDHVLLTTAEMIKRHLHSSDIIARYGGDEFCVALTNTTVSKARAVATKIRKEIAEKVFSVDGAAKFQITCSIGLTQFHKDMESTLEVLKLADQALYKAKKAGRNQLREKGFKQPD, encoded by the coding sequence ATGATCAGGAGGCGAACCACATTTCAGGAAATAGCCATAACCACGATAGCTATTGCTGCCGTTGCCGTTTTAAGCATCACCTATGCGCTGCTAAACGTCAACGCCGATGCACTCAGACGCTCGGCCCGTGAGTATGCTGTTTCCGTTGCAGAGAACGTTGCTTATAGGATTTCCGACGAGTTTGATGGATTTGAAAATGCCGTAGATCAAATAATAAACGTATTCAGCAGCCCTAGTTTTTCGACTGAAGACAAGGTTGAAATGGCAAAGGCAATAATGGTACTCGAATCAGTCAACTTCATCGCTGTGTTCGATGAACGTGGAAGAAAACAGGACGTCATCTCTTCAGGCCCGGTTGCTGTTCCTGACGAACTTCCTGAGAATATACGTCACACCGCGGTTGAGCAAGGCCGGCATTATGGTCTGGTCAAAGGAGATAGCAGCACAGGCAAACTAGGGATTCTACTCCCCTGGTGGCGCCGAAACAAGATTTTTGCTTATCTATATACTGAAATGGACCTTTCTCCAATCTCCGCGTACATAAAGGACATTTCTCTATCGAGACTCGGTTCAGATGACCTGGTCTGTGTTTTTGATAGAACCGGCAACATTATCCTTCCCTTGGATGAACGACGGCAGGAGTTTCTCGCAAGTGTCCTGAGTCAAGGATTCATAATGGCGGATTCAGAGGCAGATGACCTTTTCTTTGGTGGCGATTTCATTGCCACCCGTAATTATACGGATAAGGAAAAGGGCAAAATGCTCGGCGCCCTCATCAGCATCCCCCAACTTTCCTGGGCAGTGTTCATTCAGCAGCCCTACGATACTGTATACTGGAATCTGGGAAGGATGAGAAGACTATCTATTCTGGTTGGCGTCTTATCCCTCTGCTTTGCTGTTCTTCTCGCTTTTCTGATTTCGCGCTACATCACTCGTTCGATCGCCAAATTGATCTACGGCGTACGCCAGGTAGCTAACAGAAACTTTACTTTCAAAGTGGACATTCAATCGAAGAATGAAATCGGTGAACTTGCAGACACATTCAACCAGATGGTTGATCAACTGAACCTTCACCGAAAGCATATTGAACAACAGCAGAATAAGCTGGAAATCCTGGCACGAACAGATGCACTCACCGGTTTGAACAACCATCGCCACTTTATGGAAGAACTCACGTCTGAGGCACAACGGGCCGTTCACTCTGATTCGCCGCTGAGTGTCATGATCCTCGACCTCGACGAATTCAAGCGTATCAATGATACCTACGGCCATCTAGTTGGCGACCACGTACTCTTGACGACAGCCGAAATGATCAAAAGACACTTGCACTCAAGCGATATCATTGCGCGCTACGGCGGGGATGAGTTTTGCGTGGCGTTAACGAATACAACAGTGTCAAAAGCAAGGGCAGTGGCAACAAAGATACGCAAGGAGATCGCCGAAAAAGTATTTTCCGTTGACGGCGCCGCGAAATTTCAGATCACGTGCAGCATTGGTCTGACCCAGTTTCACAAAGACATGGAAAGTACCCTGGAGGTTCTCAAGCTCGCGGACCAAGCCCTCTACAAAGCGAAAAAGGCTGGCAGGAACCAGTTGAGAGAAAAGGGTTTCAAACAACCCGATTAA
- a CDS encoding cupin domain-containing protein, producing the protein MAKVVNIDECFGKFDDLFSPKIVGELNGQHVKVVRLEGDKVPWHTHDNEDEMFFVVEGVLDVHERDEKVTLRPGEFCIVPHGKEHRVIPQGYVKLILFEPAGIAHTGKVKAEITKDDYDRLDLEDN; encoded by the coding sequence ATGGCTAAAGTTGTTAATATCGATGAATGCTTCGGGAAGTTCGATGACCTATTCTCACCGAAGATCGTAGGAGAACTTAACGGGCAGCATGTCAAGGTCGTACGGTTGGAAGGCGACAAGGTCCCGTGGCATACACACGACAATGAAGATGAAATGTTCTTCGTGGTAGAGGGAGTCCTCGACGTCCACGAGAGAGACGAGAAAGTGACGCTGCGCCCAGGAGAGTTTTGTATTGTCCCCCACGGAAAGGAACACCGGGTTATTCCTCAGGGCTATGTCAAGCTAATATTGTTCGAACCCGCCGGGATTGCTCACACTGGCAAAGTTAAGGCAGAAATAACAAAAGACGATTACGACCGACTTGATCTAGAAGACAACTAG
- a CDS encoding T9SS type A sorting domain-containing protein: MKKSKMFLLLFLVSTLSWAEENGMVPLSDGIREMSACGQIPRIVRAVPDTVIGDVIFEMDVQTPTGDFQLLGVEFDGTYFYVTGANSGWHPNKVYVIDTLGNVMLVLDQPDLPDYWGWRDLAWDGVYAGSDGIDTLYGSYGTMVHKFGIRFLDSTLVHYGSFQGPAHPLNRALAYMEDSAWFFTSSGDTLGYNHKFSKTDLHIDSCISGWFMYGAAYDSDVSEGGYVWWHSQDSTGTPFYCLIEQMDALTMNYTGIVFDYVPTIINSGIAGGLCFYEGFRGMDVLFALVQGDPVDIIVGIYVRSHQPGIAEGYDVTYLASQNAISIWPSPSNGQVTISYSIMTPGKASLRIYDKNGCLVRILKDENDIAGAKMTDWDGRDEQGCIVPSGVYFAELETQNRCEASKMILLK, from the coding sequence GTGAAAAAGAGCAAGATGTTTTTGTTGCTGTTTCTGGTTTCAACACTATCCTGGGCTGAGGAAAACGGGATGGTGCCGTTGAGTGATGGGATTCGCGAAATGTCAGCTTGTGGGCAAATTCCAAGAATTGTGAGGGCAGTCCCGGATACAGTCATTGGTGATGTCATCTTTGAGATGGATGTTCAGACACCGACCGGCGACTTTCAACTTCTTGGTGTTGAGTTCGATGGTACATATTTCTACGTTACGGGTGCCAATAGTGGATGGCATCCAAACAAAGTGTATGTCATTGATACACTCGGGAATGTGATGCTAGTTCTGGATCAACCAGATCTTCCTGACTATTGGGGTTGGCGCGATCTTGCATGGGACGGTGTCTATGCAGGGTCAGATGGGATTGACACTCTGTATGGCAGTTACGGCACTATGGTCCACAAATTCGGTATCAGATTCTTGGACAGTACGCTCGTCCATTATGGGTCTTTCCAAGGTCCAGCTCATCCGCTCAATCGCGCACTCGCGTATATGGAAGACAGTGCTTGGTTCTTTACGAGCAGCGGCGATACGCTAGGGTACAACCACAAGTTCAGCAAAACCGATCTCCATATTGATTCATGTATTAGTGGCTGGTTCATGTACGGTGCGGCGTACGATAGTGATGTATCAGAGGGAGGGTATGTTTGGTGGCATTCCCAGGATAGTACCGGAACACCCTTTTATTGTCTTATCGAACAAATGGACGCGCTGACTATGAATTATACTGGTATCGTCTTCGATTACGTGCCAACAATAATCAACAGTGGTATTGCCGGAGGCCTGTGTTTCTATGAGGGTTTCAGGGGTATGGATGTTCTTTTTGCCCTGGTGCAAGGTGATCCAGTAGACATTATCGTAGGTATTTATGTGAGATCTCATCAGCCCGGCATCGCCGAAGGATATGATGTTACATATCTTGCTTCGCAGAATGCTATTTCCATTTGGCCAAGTCCGTCCAATGGCCAAGTTACGATATCGTACTCGATTATGACGCCGGGCAAGGCATCACTTCGTATTTATGATAAGAATGGGTGTCTGGTCAGAATACTGAAAGACGAGAACGATATTGCCGGTGCAAAGATGACAGATTGGGATGGCAGAGACGAACAGGGCTGCATAGTGCCGTCTGGCGTATATTTCGCGGAACTCGAGACGCAGAACCGGTGCGAAGCATCCAAAATGATTCTATTAAAGTAG
- a CDS encoding T9SS type A sorting domain-containing protein: MPTERFVLFFEDFESGMPATWQVIDGNSDGFTWEVGTTDDLFFTPPNYGTAYAYYSDDDAGVSAPAGTEYLISPAVSCASIGNLRFSYSWAFTIFDPPIGASYIRFHNGSAWGSWNQLATYYVDAGAVDTFDLTGYLPADSLQVQFTYEDPTGGWGWAFGIDNVLIESPADHDVGMASIDIPVNLPTDTTFFPEATVKNYGLNTESFDVTCEINPGAFSSTVSVYNLDPDSTESVVFPDSFTFASGLYTVTVYTQLAGDENLLNDTMVVEVTVTDWLIYDDGFAYGNAYWFDPGNGWGVQFPVTEDWWVDSIACFLQPAGANSATFRIYDGASAPTNMRWELANTTIQTNVWNYIGVDTMQTWFTVGSNVFFMYYQVGAGGYCPALSFDYEADYPDYMWYSIGGSFTNGTVWGGDWMMRIHITNPTGVGEWVSLTPNEAIFRVPTIVSGKASVAFSLQQATEVELAVYDAVGRKCMTLINVDLPAGDYQNTFLLNLPAGVYFYSLKTEAEANIVRKFLLVR; the protein is encoded by the coding sequence ATGCCAACGGAAAGATTCGTGCTGTTTTTCGAGGATTTTGAATCCGGAATGCCTGCCACCTGGCAAGTCATAGATGGCAATAGTGACGGCTTTACGTGGGAGGTTGGTACTACGGACGACCTTTTCTTCACTCCACCAAACTATGGTACAGCATATGCCTACTACTCAGATGATGATGCTGGAGTTTCAGCACCAGCCGGGACAGAATACCTTATATCACCCGCCGTGTCATGTGCAAGTATCGGTAACCTACGATTTAGCTATAGTTGGGCTTTTACTATTTTTGATCCTCCTATTGGCGCATCGTATATCAGATTCCATAATGGAAGTGCCTGGGGCAGCTGGAATCAATTGGCGACTTATTATGTTGATGCCGGTGCTGTGGATACATTTGATCTAACGGGTTATCTGCCTGCAGATTCTCTGCAGGTCCAATTCACCTATGAAGACCCAACAGGTGGCTGGGGTTGGGCATTCGGAATCGATAATGTACTCATAGAATCCCCGGCAGACCACGATGTTGGTATGGCTTCAATCGACATACCGGTAAATCTGCCAACTGACACTACATTTTTCCCTGAAGCGACGGTGAAGAACTACGGGTTGAATACCGAGAGCTTTGATGTTACTTGTGAGATCAATCCCGGTGCCTTTAGTTCAACTGTATCTGTATACAATCTTGACCCTGACAGTACAGAATCTGTCGTATTTCCTGATTCCTTCACCTTCGCAAGCGGGCTCTATACGGTGACTGTCTACACACAACTTGCAGGTGACGAGAATCTGTTAAATGACACGATGGTTGTTGAAGTGACGGTAACTGACTGGTTGATCTATGATGACGGATTTGCTTATGGTAACGCGTACTGGTTCGATCCGGGCAATGGTTGGGGTGTGCAATTCCCTGTAACTGAAGATTGGTGGGTCGATTCGATCGCGTGTTTTCTCCAGCCGGCCGGTGCTAACAGTGCCACTTTTAGAATATATGACGGTGCTTCTGCGCCCACAAATATGCGATGGGAGCTCGCTAATACGACGATACAGACTAATGTGTGGAACTATATTGGCGTCGACACAATGCAGACGTGGTTTACTGTTGGCAGCAATGTCTTTTTCATGTACTATCAGGTCGGGGCGGGGGGATACTGTCCGGCATTGTCCTTTGATTATGAGGCCGACTATCCTGATTACATGTGGTACAGTATCGGCGGCAGTTTCACTAACGGCACGGTCTGGGGCGGCGATTGGATGATGCGGATCCATATTACCAACCCTACCGGTGTGGGTGAGTGGGTTTCACTAACCCCGAACGAGGCAATTTTCAGAGTGCCTACGATCGTCAGCGGCAAAGCAAGTGTCGCTTTCTCGTTGCAACAAGCGACAGAGGTAGAACTCGCTGTGTACGATGCGGTCGGAAGGAAATGCATGACACTGATCAACGTCGATCTACCTGCCGGGGATTACCAGAATACCTTTCTACTAAACCTTCCAGCGGGAGTGTACTTCTACAGTCTGAAAACCGAGGCGGAAGCCAATATCGTCAGAAAATTCCTATTGGTGAGATAA
- a CDS encoding flavodoxin domain-containing protein, protein MNIGIILWSQTGNTYSVAEKIKEKLDAAGHSVNIERIKIAGEFKPGKKDIQFETLPDVAQYDRIVFGAPVQAFSLSQVMTRYLKQLPSLKNKKVALYLTKQLRFNWTGGNQAINKMKKFCTSKDGTICGSGIVIWSSPNREQMIAEVAERISKLF, encoded by the coding sequence ATGAACATTGGCATTATTCTATGGTCACAAACAGGCAACACCTATTCGGTTGCTGAAAAAATAAAAGAAAAACTCGACGCAGCCGGACATTCAGTGAATATTGAAAGGATTAAGATAGCCGGTGAATTCAAGCCGGGGAAAAAAGATATACAGTTCGAAACGCTGCCCGATGTTGCACAATATGACAGGATAGTATTCGGCGCCCCGGTACAGGCATTTTCCCTGTCTCAGGTCATGACTAGGTATCTAAAGCAGCTGCCATCATTAAAGAACAAGAAGGTTGCCCTGTATTTAACCAAACAGCTGCGGTTCAACTGGACCGGCGGGAATCAGGCGATCAACAAGATGAAAAAATTCTGCACATCCAAAGACGGAACAATCTGCGGATCAGGGATAGTAATCTGGAGCAGTCCAAACCGGGAACAGATGATCGCTGAGGTCGCGGAACGCATAAGCAAGTTGTTCTGA